GCGGATATCAAAACTTTCTTAGCACCGCTCTGTATATGGACGCTAGCTTTTTCTTTGCTGGTAAATGCACCAGTACATTCCAGTACCAGATCAATACCTAATTCACCCCAGGGCAGTTCTGCCGGATTGCGAGTAGCGAAAAAGCGGATGCGGTCGCCGTTGATAATTAAAGCATCATCATCAAATGAAACATCTGCGGTGAAACGGCCATGAACGGTATCGAATTTTGTCAGATGGGCACTGGTTTCCAATGTGCCACTGGCATTTATCGCGACAATTTCAAACTGGTTGCGCAGGTTATAGTCATAGATGGCACGCAATATCTGGCGGCCGATGCGGCCATAACCATTAATGGCAACTTTTAACGTCATGCTTATTCCTTTTCAAATCAACAAAACTGATTAGGTAAATTTCAAGTTTGGAATGCAAAATTGGTTAATTCAATTATCTGATTCGCATTAAAAACACCATGTATTATTATAGCGGAACCAGCTTAATTCCTCATCTGTTCAGCGTAAGCCGTTTTCGGCAGCAGGCAGTGTGACCATTTGCTGGAAAGACTGTGCCATAGTGTTTAAATCTAACCAACCCATGCCGCTGAAAATTAATAGAATTACACTGCCGGCTAGACAAGTGATGAAACAATAGACAATATAAGCCAAGGCTACTTTAAATACATTCTGCTGGCTAATGCGGACAAAACCACCTACTTGAACCACTATGGTCCAGATCATCCACGCCATTCCGGGCATGGCTAATGCGTGTGGAAAGTACAGTATAGCTACCATGGGCAGAGTTAGTGCTTCCGTGACCAGTATGTAACCATACCATTGTCCGGGCTGCCGGTTGTAGTAGCTAAGAATAGATTGCATGGAAAAACTCAGAACCGCCCAGCGCAATACAGTTAATACCATAATAAAAGCACTGATACCCGGTTGATGTCCGAGAAAGGGTGACATGTTCGCAATACTCATTAGGCCTAATGCCAAGAGTACGGCAATAAAGATAAACGGCGAATAACGATAATGCGTTTTAGGGTAAAACTGCATACGCAGTGCAGCCCAAGTGTCGATGAAAAACTGATACATTGAATCAATATCACTTTATGTTGTTGAATAAACCATAACAGCCATTTCATTAATCGTGCCAGCATTGTCTGGATTCGCATGCTATTTGGCAGAGTTTTCCGGTTATGATGGCGTTTTTTACGCCGTTTGGTTTTATTCTGTTGTTTATACGAAGATATGTTGGCTAATGGACTGATTGGTAAAATGTTAATGCTAACCTGAGTTTTCAGATCAGTTTTGCAAAATTGATTGCTGTCTGTACAGGTTTGCTGCTCATTTGATTTCCGAATCAGACCTGAAGGAAATTCAGTTTAGTTGAGTATCGTGTAGTTCAGCAGCTTGCAGCGTATTTTCCATCAAAGAGGCGATTGTCATGGGGCCGACGCCACCTGGCACTGGAGTTATCATTGCTGCACGCTCTCTAGCGTTGGCGAATGCTACATCACCGCATAACTGGCCGTTTTCCAACCGGTTTATTCCTACATCTATGACGATTGCGCCAGGTTTAATCCATTCACCTTTGACAAAATTCGGCTGGCCTACACCCACTACAACAATATCGGCTGCCGCGACTTCCTGTGCCAGATTCTGCGTCGCGCTGTGACAAACTGTAACCGTGGCTCGAGCCAGCAGAAGCTCTAAAGCCTGCGGTCTGCCAACGATATTTGATGCACCTACTACTACAGCTTTTTTACCGGCTACATCAATTTGATAAGCTTCCAGTAAGGACATTACACCTTTCGGTGTGCACGGACGCATTAGCGGCATCTTTACTGCCAGACGGCCTACATTATACGGATGGAATCCGTCGACATCTTTATGCGGCACAATCCGCTCCAGTACAAGCTGACCATTTATATGTTTTGGTAAAGGTAGCTGTACCAGAATACCATCTACGCCCTTGTCGGCATTCATTTCATCAATGAGTGCCAGCAATTCTGATTCACTGGTCTGAGTAGGTAGTTCATAACTGCGTGATTCAAAGCCGATGGTTTCGCAGGCACGTTTTTTATTGCGCACATATACAGCACTGGCTGGATCCTCGCCTACCAGTACGACCGCTAGGCAAGGACGGCGTAACTGATTATCCAGCCGCTGCTGCACACGACCCGCGAGTTTTTGCAGAATTTGTTCGGAAATTTTTTTGCCATCAATGAGTTGAGCGGTCATTAGCTAATTCCAGACAGAAAGATGAATAAAGAGGCTGTTGGCGGGCAACCAGCAGCTGAAACTCAGAAAAATGGCATTGTCGCATTTTTTAGCCTTGCTTTCATCTGCTTTTATTGATTGTGTGCAACCATAAATCGGCAATATTTCAAAAATATGGCAAAAAAATTAGGTTTACCTCTTGACGATGGTTTTTCAGAGCTGTATAGTTCGCCTCTCTCGTCGGGGTGTAGCGCAGCCTGGTTAGCGCATCTGCTTTGGGAGCAGAGGGTCGTGAGTTCGAATCCCACCACCCCGACCACATCGACTGAATCCTTATCCGGATAGATTTGAGAGTACGCGCCCGTAGCTCAACCGGATAGAGCACCGGCCTTCTAAGCCGGGGGTTACAGGTTCGATTCCTGTCGGGCGCACCAAGTTTGAAAAGTTTTAATGGTGGCTGTAGCTCAGTTGGTAGAGCCCTGGATTGTGATTCCAGTTGTCGTGGGTTCGAGCCCCATCAGCCACCCCAGATTAAAAGCCCAAGCCCTTTGCTTGGGCTTTTAGCTTTTATAGCCTTATCCTTTTACAGGTAGATATCGCCTGTTAAACTGGTAATCTT
This portion of the Snodgrassella alvi genome encodes:
- the folD gene encoding bifunctional methylenetetrahydrofolate dehydrogenase/methenyltetrahydrofolate cyclohydrolase FolD, whose protein sequence is MTAQLIDGKKISEQILQKLAGRVQQRLDNQLRRPCLAVVLVGEDPASAVYVRNKKRACETIGFESRSYELPTQTSESELLALIDEMNADKGVDGILVQLPLPKHINGQLVLERIVPHKDVDGFHPYNVGRLAVKMPLMRPCTPKGVMSLLEAYQIDVAGKKAVVVGASNIVGRPQALELLLARATVTVCHSATQNLAQEVAAADIVVVGVGQPNFVKGEWIKPGAIVIDVGINRLENGQLCGDVAFANARERAAMITPVPGGVGPMTIASLMENTLQAAELHDTQLN